A section of the Apodemus sylvaticus chromosome 10, mApoSyl1.1, whole genome shotgun sequence genome encodes:
- the Lrrc59 gene encoding leucine-rich repeat-containing protein 59: MTKTGSKGGNLRDKLDGNELDLSLSDLNEVPVKELAALPKATVLDLSCNKLSTLPSDFCGLTHLVKLDLSKNKLQQLPADFGRLVNLQHLDLLNNKLVTLPVSFAQLKNLKWLDLKDNPLDPVLAKVAGDCLDEKQCKQCANKVLQHMKAVQADQERERQRRLEVEREAEKKREAKQQAKEAKERELRKREKAEEKERRRKEYDAQKASKREQEKKPKKETNQAPKSKSGSRPRKPPPRKHTRSWAVLRVLLPLLLLCVAGGLVACRVTGLQQQPLCTSVNTIYDNAVQGLRHHEILQWVLQTDSQQ, translated from the exons ATGACCAAGACCGGTAGCAAGGGCGGGAACCTCCGCGACAAACTGGACGGCAATGAGCTGGACCTGAGCCTCAGCGACCTGAATGAGGTCCCCGTCAAGGAGCTG GCTGCACTTCCAAAGGCTACCGTATTGGATCTGTCCTGCAATAAACTGAGTACTCTTCCG TCGGATTTCTGTGGCCTCACACACCTGGTGAAGCTGGACCTCAGCAAGAACAAGCTGCAGCAGCTGCCCGCAGACTTCGGCCGCCTGGTCAACCTTCAGCACCTGGATCTCCTCAACAACAAGCTGGTCACCCTGCCTGTGAGCTTCGCTCAGCTCAAG AATCTGAAGTGGCTGGATCTGAAGGACAATCCCCTGGATCCTGTCCTGGCCAAGGTGGCAGGTGATTGCTTGGATGAGAAGCAGTGTAAGCAGTGTGCAAACAAG GTGTTACAGCACATGAAGGCCGTGCAGGCAGACCAGGAACGAGAGCGGCAGCGCCGGCTGGAGGTGGAGCGAG AGGCTGAGAAGAAGCGAGAGGCCAAGCAGCAAGCGAAGGAAGCCAAGGAGCGCGAGCTGCGGAAGCGGGAGAAGGCGGAGGAGAAGGAGCGCCGGCGGAAGGAGTACGACGCCCAGAAAGCTTCCAAGCGGGAGCAGGAGAAGAAGCCGAAGAAGGAAACAAACCAGGCCCCAA AATCGAAGTCTGGCTCTCGCCCTCGCAAGCCACCACCCCGAAAACACACTCGCTCCTGGGCTGTGCTGAGggtgctgctgccgctgctgctgctgtgtgtggcAGGAGGGCTGGTTGCATGCCGGGTGACAGGGCTGCAGCAGCAGCCCCTCTGCACCAGCGTGAACACCATCTACGACAATGCTGTCCAGGGCCTGCGTCACCATGAGATCCTCCAGTGGGTCCTGCAGACCGACTCCCAGCAGTGA